In Tachysurus vachellii isolate PV-2020 chromosome 3, HZAU_Pvac_v1, whole genome shotgun sequence, one genomic interval encodes:
- the LOC132842131 gene encoding LOW QUALITY PROTEIN: complement C1q tumor necrosis factor-related protein 6-like (The sequence of the model RefSeq protein was modified relative to this genomic sequence to represent the inferred CDS: inserted 1 base in 1 codon; substituted 2 bases at 2 genomic stop codons): MLVCVIVSFLVLVLSVPQSPCRHCCDDDFLSDKALTTLPPAMPEIHTYINMTIFIGDKGQXGEKGTPGKPEVEAPXGAPGPEGSKGSKGQVGAPGTPCKSKQSAFSVRRRKALPSIDSYQVILYDTVFVNSPGHFDMFSTKFRCSVPGMYCFNVHVHMWNFKETFKERTLVYTXPEERSIMQSQSILLHLRLHDQLWVRLHKRENAIYSDDLDIYSDELDIYITFSGYITSSNKA, encoded by the exons atgttggtgtgtgttattgtgtcgTTCCTTGTCCTTGTGCTCTCCGTGCCCCAGTCACCGTGTCGTCACTGTTGTGATGATGACTTTCTGTCAGACAAGGCCCTCACAACACTTCCACCAGCCATGcctgagatacacacatacatcaacATGACCATCTTCATAG GTGATAAAGGGCAATAGGGTGAAAAGGGAACACCAGGAAAGCCTGAGGTAGAAGCTC ACGGAGCACCAGGTCCTGAAGGCTCCAAAGGCTCTAAAGGTCAAGTGGGAGCACCTGGTACTCCATGCAAGTCGAAGCAGTCTGCGTTCTCAGTGCGTCGACGCAAAGCCCTCCCCAGCATAGACTCGTACCAGGTGATTCTCTATGACACAGTCTTCGTCAACTCACCTGGCCATTTTGACATGTTCTCCACCAAGTTCCGCTGCAGCGTTCCCGGCATGTACTGCTTCAATGTACATGTGCACATGTGGAACTTCAAGGAGACCTTCAAGGAGCGCACTCTGGTGTACACTTAGCCCGAGGAGCGCTCTATCATGCAGAGCCAGAGCATCCTGCTGCACCTGCGGCTCCATGACCAATTGTGGGTGCGTCTGCACAAGCGTGAGAACGCCATCTACAGTGATGATCTGGACATCTACAGTGATGAATTGGACATCTACATCACTTTCAGCGGCTACATCACATCATCCAACAAGGCCTAA